The Dioscorea cayenensis subsp. rotundata cultivar TDr96_F1 chromosome 16, TDr96_F1_v2_PseudoChromosome.rev07_lg8_w22 25.fasta, whole genome shotgun sequence sequence ATCAAGAAAAGTTCATTGAAGCAAGCAACAATAAAAGGGTTAATTTTTCATGAAGTCATCCAACTTTGCCttattatcattttggtcatcCAATTTCAAAATGTATCAAAGTGGTCACTCAAGTTATAAAAACTTTCACCGGGAAGTCACCCGAGACTCTCCGTCACCCAATAGCCTACGTGGCGGCCGTAAAAGCCCAGTCAGCCGCTGATGTAAACATTATCAAGCTTACGTGGCTTGTCCACGTCAGATTAAGTCGCTGAGTCATCAAAACAATGGCACCTCagccctttcttcttcttcttcttgttttctggttcttcttctcagtcctttctccttctttttcttctttctctggttcttcttctctactctcttcttctttgtgcCAGTGTTCTAGAGACTTTTGAATataatctctttttctttatttattttttcatgtttctcaaaCTGTTTCCTAAGATAAAATGCTCTTTATTGCCATGTCAGACCGTCATCTGTTCATTTCATTGTCAGGAGATGATCAGGAGATGATGCCATGATGGTGTTCGCCCACAACTATCATCTCTATTGACTCCACTGATGTGATTCAACtggataaatttgtaaaaaaaatgttttttcttttgtcaagcTTTGCATTTGTCAAGCTTAAGCAAGTCACCCTTACCTAGTGAATGATATATGCATAACATGTCAGgcatctcttttctcttttgcttttttgtgggagagagagagagagagagagataatgatgatgatgatgatgatgatgatggaccTTATATCATCGACGCCATGGAGGTGTGAGGAGGAGCCTAACAAGTCGACGATGCCAAGCTGAAGGTTACAGCTAACCCGGTGAGACCTCCACCATGCACGCCCTCTCAAGTGCTCCGTCTTTCATCCAAGTCCATCCTCAACATGAGCTCGAGATCGACCCCGAGCTCCGCCATGCCTTCCATCGAAATGCCCAGGTTTTCtcctctccttttcttttttctgtgGATAAGAACCATGCTTTTGTGGATTTAGAGTTTTGAGAAGACTCTTCACTATTTCGGTTGTTTCTTTTAACTAATTTTGTTAGACAGGACTTGCATTGATTTCTTCAAGTCTCGAGAACAatggcatgaagaagaagagggtagAGAAGAACCAGGGAAAGAAGGAGAAAGGGCTGAGAAGAAGAATGTAGAGAAGAAGAACcagaagacaagaagaagaagaagaaggggctGAGGTGTCATAGTTTTGATGACTCAACGACTTAATCTGATGTGTACAAGCCACGTAAGCTTGATAATGTTTACATCAGCGGCTGACTAGGCTTTTACGGCAGCCACGTAGGCTATTGGGCGACGGAGAGTCTCGGGTGACTTCCCGGTGAAAGTTTTTATAACTTGAGTGACCACTTTGATACGTTTTGAAATTGgatgaccaaaatgataataaGGCAAAGTTGGGTGACTTTCTGAAAAATTAACCCACAataaaacattaagaaaaatatgacaACTGGAATGATGGATGCATCTCTTCACTACCTGCaactaaaaactatattttgtgATCACAAAGTACTGCTAACAAAGATTGCAAGAGGGACCTTGACAACATGATTCTTATCACCATTGAAAACCAACTCTCCGAACGTATAATCATTAGCTATTTCCCTgccttcaagcatgatcttcaggATCATCGAAGAGTTCGGCTGTATGGTAAATGCCTGGGGATTTACTGTCACAGCCACCCCGGCTGGTTCACGCACCACAACCTGGTACCTTTCTTCCATGCTCCCCACGCTGGTCACCTTGCGAATTACCTGCCGTGACCCAACCAGGTTGGACACTGTTATGCTAGCTGTGTTCAAGTCTGAGCACCAGTCACTTCTCACCGTCGGGCAGCCAGTGCCAACTGCACGTCGTACTGACTCATCGTCCACACCTGGTACCACGCAGAGGAACTGAATGTATTGCCTGAACTTTGCATCAAAGACTAAGCCTGGGTTTAAGGCATGGGAAGGATTGATGAAGCCAGCTCCGTAGTCAAAGGGAGTAGCTGGAGTGAGCCCGTCACGGACTTGAGCTGATAAAAGCTCGCCAGAGTGGTCAGTTAACATAGCAGATGTCATCAGGGCTGAGGTGATCATTGCCGGACTCCAGTGCGGGTGCTTCTGTTTGATCAGAGCTGCCACACCAGCTACATGGGGTGTGGCCATGCTTGTACCTGATAGGATGGCAAAATCCTGCCCTGGGGTATTCACAAACACAAGATGGATCgatgcaaatttaaaaaaaaaaaaaaacaaagatgattattattttgggtGGTGAGGAAATTATCATGTTGGTACCTATGTTGTATTGATCACTTTGGCTTGTAGGACTCCATGCAGACCATATAGAAGTTCCAGGGGCCAGGATGTTGGGTTTTAGTACGTCTGCGGTCTGCATGAGAGCATTGTTCACATCTGGTCCCCTTGATGAATAGGAAGCAACACTTGGCCCCTTTCCAGTGTAGACAGCATGTCGCCCATCCAGAATCCTTGCACACGCGCCAAACTTAACGACCACTTCGTTCTTGCTTCGCAATGTATGGCTGTCATAGTAATCCCAAAATGCCTGAAGCACAAGAGCAGCAAGAAGACTTAATGCATTATTGCCAGTACCGGCAAGCATTTTACTGTTAGAAGCATGAGAATTCATACCTCTGATGCTTCTCTAGAGCTAAGCACAATTCCAGGGAGTGGTAGATTCAAGGTCGATGTAGTTTCATTGAGAAATTCAGAACTACGTCCACGGGCCATAATGATCACAAACCCAGTAGCACCAATTTTCTGAGCAGTACTGACTATAGAATCGACGCTGGTGGGTGAGAATATAAAGTCACTGAATGTGCATACGATCAGCTTCCCTTGAATGAGGGACCGATTAAAAGGTTCTGGTCGCTGGCAGTTCCGAGCTAAAATGCAAGTTTCATTCCAATTGCACACATCCTCTGCTGCAGCAAGTGGCAAGAAAAGCCCCTCCTGTGTAGGCACTGGAATACAATATATGAAAGGAAGACACTAGAGGTGAACATCATTGAGTAGTCATGCTAACACGCTATGTTATGGTAGTATAAACAATAGATAAACATTACGGAAATGGCAATAGATATGTCTATGGAGATCAAGAGGCTTACAGGAGAGTGCAGTGCCTGTAAAAACTTGGCCATTACCAAATATGATCGAGTTGTTGTACTTGCGGTCAATAGTGGAGGCAGCCACGCTTGTGATCCATGGGCTGAAAGAGAGTACAGAACTAGGAGTAGGTCCTCCATTGCCAACCGCCTGGACAACAAGAACTCCAGCTTTAACAGCGAAAAGCAGCTCCATTTCTAGAATATTGAGAAACGCAGCAGGCCCCGTGGGAACTGCAGATGGTCCTATTGACAAGCTCAAGATATCAACTCCATCTTCTACTGCCTGGAAATGAAAGGTAAGCGAATATTGTTCCTTTAAGAGTGAGGAACGAAGAAAGCACATTGCCCAAGAAAGAAACATCACATGCATAACAAATCAAAGATCATTGccttttgaattataaaaaacacAGTTTTACCACCATTCAGCAAGGGGAAATTCAACTATATAAAGTCAATTATCCAAACCTTGTcaacagcagcaacaacatCTGACATGTAGCCGCCAAATGAATATATAGCCTTGTAGATAGCAATGCTTGGAAAAGAAACAGAAAGAGGGATGCCACAAGTTAGATAAGCACGATTTCAAAATTTACTCTTTTTCACACAACAGTTAATATATCCTCTTACTGAGCTCCTGGAGCCATTCCACTTGCAAATCCATAACTGAAGTTATTGGAGATGACTGGGATCCGAAAATTCCCCGCGGCAATAGCTGCCGTGTGACTGATGAAATAAGACAAATTACAAGAATACAAATGTAACGTGCCCATGTAATAAATATTCTGTGAATTTCATAATTAGTACCTGGCAAGTGATATTTTATACAACTCAAAAGGTTATCAGAATTAATGCTGGGAATATCAATCCACAATGATAATTGCAAATTTAATCAATTGGTGGATAAAGAATTACCAAAGTTAAAAGACGTCACAAAAACTTGCCTGCCATGGCCATCACTATCAAAAGGGGATGCAAAATCATGAGACGCATTGAAGTCACCAGAAACTATTGCAGCACGGGCAAAATATTGTGCACCAGCTATCTTTCCATTGCAAGCATTGAGCGGGAACTCATGCGCAGCTGACTCACATTTCCCCCTGAACTTTCCAATGTCAGAAGGTGGCCCAGGCTTCAGGTTAGCGAAGCTGGGATGATTGGGATTGATCCCAGTGTCTATCAAACCAATCACCACTCCATCACCAGCCATATCAGGGCCACCTAACGATGGCCACACTCTGGTAGGAAGACCAAGATATTCTGGAGAATGAGTGGTCATCTTCACCATCTTGACATCCTCATGAATAATTCTAATTCCCTGTGCACTGTGAAGGACTTCCAATGCCTGTGGAGATACTATCATccattaataaaaaactaatcccAAGTTCAGATATTCTTCTGCCATAAATTCCGTACTGTGCACCTCTTCGATAGTCATGAACATGGGCACAAGTATGACGAGAAATAATACAAAATGATTGAAGGGATGGTGAGGAACCTCTCTGGATGTTGTATGAAGAGCAAAACCATTGAACAAGTGGGTGTAGCTGTAAAGCTTTGAGTAGGAATCTGCTGGGAGGAGGGACTCCAGGAAAATGTCATGCCTAGTGATTACCTTTTCCTTGTACTTCAGAGCATCATCACCACTCCTGTGGAACACACAGAATAGCGTAAGCAGATAATATAACATATGAAAGAACAGAACAATGGGAGAAAGCAGAAAATACTTCTTATAAGAAATAACAGATTCATCCTCCATCACCACAAGAAAAACCTCAGCATCTACGTTTAAGGAACCCTGATATGAAGCCAATAAAATGCAAAGAATAATCAGTGCACATATGGGTACAGAAGCCATGGCTGCTGGTACGAAGCTATGAAGTCCCTGAGGTacttgaaaatgaaaaagatggcaGTTTTATATAGCAACTCTAGGTGATTATGAACCAGGTTAGTTGCTATTTCGGGAATGATAATGTTTAGGTTAGGGTTAGAGAGCAGAGGCTTAACatggaaaaacaagaaaatcagGTAGAAAGAGTTCATGCAATTCACACATACATGCATGTTCTACTCATTTCTCAACTACTTTCTTCCTACTAGTGACACCCCCCATCAAGATCTCTTGCATCCAAATCCAAGCCTGACTTCTCACATCATTTATGACAAGATCATGCATACCTGCAGTTTATCATCGTTGGTCTGCATGTTCATCCAAGTCACCTGCTGTTATGTTCTAGTCTTTCATACCAGTCCTATGAAACAGAGTAACAAAAACATTATGACACAAGAAATGCTATTACGTGATGAACCATCATATCAACCATAGAAAACTCAGAACCAGTAAAAACACCAACCAAATGATTTAGGCTTCCTTCTGGCCTCATAATCAATTCAATCTGAGGACAATTTGTCAAAATGAGTATCCAACACCAACTCAACCAGATAAAAGAGAAATTGAAGTTTAAACCACTGATATATAATGAATGCTTCACAACAATTATCGCAGAGAGAAATCGATGTTTAAACTACTGATGTATAATGTATGCTTGGCAATAATTATAGCAGAGGTGCATGATCATCGAGAGAATCTAAATTGTTGCAATTAAGTTCACTGTCAAAAATTGCCATTACAACTCCAAATAATGTTATAAAACTCTCATAGTTGCTTAGATCGCTGTTGCCGAGTGTACTCCCATAAAGCAATGGCACCACTGACATGCACATTGAGAGACCTAATAATGCCCAACTGAGGAATCTCCACGCAGGCATCTAGTGCATGGATAATATCCACAGGGATTCCTTCCTTTTCTCTCCCTAGGACTAGAACCTGTATAAAGACATAAAGCATCAGATGATCACAAGTTTTACATGGCTACACTCAAAAGCCTACAATATTTAGCGCATGACATACTGTTTTCCGTGGGAAGGAATACTGGTCAAGAGGAACACTGTTTGCAGTCTGCTCCAAGCCTAAGATGGAGAAACCTTCTcgctttttcttttctaaaaaaaccTTCAAGCTGAACACAGGAACCTCTATGATAGGAACCCACTTCTCAGCTGTTACACTGAAATAAATGATTGATGAGATGTATTGCCATTAGAATCAATTCTGAAAGACAGATGTTCAAAAATGCAAAGCCTAAGAAAGAAGGTAATTGTAAAGAAACAGTTTTATAACTGTATATGACAaagaaaat is a genomic window containing:
- the LOC120279195 gene encoding subtilisin-like protease SBT2.5 isoform X1, producing the protein MASVPICALIILCILLASYQGSLNVDAEVFLVVMEDESVISYKKSGDDALKYKEKVITRHDIFLESLLPADSYSKLYSYTHLFNGFALHTTSREALEVLHSAQGIRIIHEDVKMVKMTTHSPEYLGLPTRVWPSLGGPDMAGDGVVIGLIDTGINPNHPSFANLKPGPPSDIGKFRGKCESAAHEFPLNACNGKIAGAQYFARAAIVSGDFNASHDFASPFDSDGHGSHTAAIAAGNFRIPVISNNFSYGFASGMAPGAHIAIYKAIYSFGGYMSDVVAAVDKAVEDGVDILSLSIGPSAVPTGPAAFLNILEMELLFAVKAGVLVVQAVGNGGPTPSSVLSFSPWITSVAASTIDRKYNNSIIFGNGQVFTGTALSLPTQEGLFLPLAAAEDVCNWNETCILARNCQRPEPFNRSLIQGKLIVCTFSDFIFSPTSVDSIVSTAQKIGATGFVIIMARGRSSEFLNETTSTLNLPLPGIVLSSREASEAFWDYYDSHTLRSKNEVVVKFGACARILDGRHAVYTGKGPSVASYSSRGPDVNNALMQTADVLKPNILAPGTSIWSAWSPTSQSDQYNIGQDFAILSGTSMATPHVAGVAALIKQKHPHWSPAMITSALMTSAMLTDHSGELLSAQVRDGLTPATPFDYGAGFINPSHALNPGLVFDAKFRQYIQFLCVVPGVDDESVRRAVGTGCPTVRSDWCSDLNTASITVSNLVGSRQVIRKVTSVGSMEERYQVVVREPAGVAVTVNPQAFTIQPNSSMILKIMLEGREIANDYTFGELVFNGDKNHVVKVPLAIFVSSTL
- the LOC120279195 gene encoding subtilisin-like protease SBT2.5 isoform X2 encodes the protein MNMQTNDDKLQGSLNVDAEVFLVVMEDESVISYKKSGDDALKYKEKVITRHDIFLESLLPADSYSKLYSYTHLFNGFALHTTSREALEVLHSAQGIRIIHEDVKMVKMTTHSPEYLGLPTRVWPSLGGPDMAGDGVVIGLIDTGINPNHPSFANLKPGPPSDIGKFRGKCESAAHEFPLNACNGKIAGAQYFARAAIVSGDFNASHDFASPFDSDGHGSHTAAIAAGNFRIPVISNNFSYGFASGMAPGAHIAIYKAIYSFGGYMSDVVAAVDKAVEDGVDILSLSIGPSAVPTGPAAFLNILEMELLFAVKAGVLVVQAVGNGGPTPSSVLSFSPWITSVAASTIDRKYNNSIIFGNGQVFTGTALSLPTQEGLFLPLAAAEDVCNWNETCILARNCQRPEPFNRSLIQGKLIVCTFSDFIFSPTSVDSIVSTAQKIGATGFVIIMARGRSSEFLNETTSTLNLPLPGIVLSSREASEAFWDYYDSHTLRSKNEVVVKFGACARILDGRHAVYTGKGPSVASYSSRGPDVNNALMQTADVLKPNILAPGTSIWSAWSPTSQSDQYNIGQDFAILSGTSMATPHVAGVAALIKQKHPHWSPAMITSALMTSAMLTDHSGELLSAQVRDGLTPATPFDYGAGFINPSHALNPGLVFDAKFRQYIQFLCVVPGVDDESVRRAVGTGCPTVRSDWCSDLNTASITVSNLVGSRQVIRKVTSVGSMEERYQVVVREPAGVAVTVNPQAFTIQPNSSMILKIMLEGREIANDYTFGELVFNGDKNHVVKVPLAIFVSSTL